A single Triticum dicoccoides isolate Atlit2015 ecotype Zavitan chromosome 2A, WEW_v2.0, whole genome shotgun sequence DNA region contains:
- the LOC119356462 gene encoding probable D-2-hydroxyglutarate dehydrogenase, mitochondrial, with product MALLSLPSHSRTRSSVLREPLRQGGLRALLAPWAPPPVHPHDRAAGHACTPPSTELSPPGRALPPPLDWTRLGSRTISSGVGTSLAQYGLTNHTLTSQRRSYWTLCPQHSSFGPPAGIATKEAQHSVNDSFGVQGRTFGSAAEPIQRNPDYSVLNSDDVSYFKSILGDNGVVQDKDRVAVANVDWMGKYKGASQLLLLPKSTNEVSKVLAYCDSRRLAVVPQGGNTGLVGGSVPVHDEVIVNLGGMDKIISFDNVNGILTCEAGCVLENLSTFVENEGFIMPLDLGAKGSCQIGGNISTNAGGLRFIRYGSLHGNVLGLEVVLANGTVLDMLTTLRKDNTGYDLKHLFVGSEGSLGIVTKVSILTPAKLPSTNVAFLSCNDYMSCQKLLLAARRSLGEILSAFEFMDRQCIDLAMTHLEGVHNPLPVSPYKFYVLIETTGSDESYDKAKLEAFLLRSMEDGLVADGVIAQDISQASNFWRIREGISEASVKVGAVYKYDLSIPVEKLYDIVEEMRSRVGDTAEVLGYGHLGDGNLHLNILSSKYSDNILAQIEPFVYEWTAGHRGSISAEHGLGLMKAEKIHYSKSPEAVQLMASIKKLMDPNSILNPYKVLPRSALSPEQGN from the exons ATGGCGCTCTTGTCCCTCCCCTCCCACTCCAGAACACGCTCCTCCGTCCTCCGGGAACCTCTCCGGCAGGGGGGCCTCCGCGCCCTGCTCGCCCCGTGGGCTCCCCCGCctgtccatccgcacgaccgcgccgccggacacgcctGCACGCCCCCTTCCACCGAGCTCTCCCCTCCTGGTCGCGCCCTCCCTCCTCCTCTCGACTGGACCCGCCTCGGGAGCCGGACAATCTCTTCTGGTGTTG GTACGTCCCTCGCTCAATATGGATTGACAAACCATACTCTGACTTCTCAGAGAAGATCCTATTGGACCTTGTGTCCACAACATTCCTCTTTTGGGCCTCCAGCTGGGATAGCAACAAAAGAAGCACAACATAGTGTGAATGATTCGTTTGGAGTTCAAGGACGCACTTTTGGTTCTGCGGCAGAACCCATCCAGAGGAATCCAGACTATTCAGTGCTAAATTCTGATGACGTTTCTTACTTCAAGAGCATATTGGGTGACAATGGAGTCGTTCAAGATAAAGACAGGGTGGCTGTTGCAAATGTCGATTGGATGGGTAAATACAAGGGTGCGAGTCAGCTACTGCTTTTACCAAAAAGTACTAATGAG GTTTCTAAGGTCCTTGCTTACTGCGACTCAAGACGATTGGCGGTAGTTCCTCAGGGTGGAAATACAGGCCTCGTTGGTGGCAGTGTTCCAGTTCATGATGAG GTGATTGTCAACCTTGGTGGTATGGACAAAATAATCTCATTTGACAAT GTAAATGGTATTCTTACTTGTGAAGCTGGTTGTGTGTTGGAGAACTTAAGTACCTTTGTGGAAAATGAAGG GTTTATTATGCCTCTTGACTTAGGGGCAAAAGGTAGTTGCCAAATAGGAGGGAACATTTCAACTAATGCTGGCGGCCTCCGTTTCATTCGCTATGGTTCACTTCATGGAAATGTACTTG GTCTTGAAGTTGTCCTAGCCAATGGAACTGTTCTTGACATGCTTACTACTTTAAGGAAAGACAACACTGGATACGATCTGAAGCACTTATTTGTTG GAAGTGAAGGCTCCCTAGGAATAGTCACTAAAGTGTCAATACTTACACCTGCAAAGCTACCTTCAACTAATGTTGCATTTCTTTCCTGCAATGACTACATGAGCTGCCAG AAATTGCTACTGGCAGCTAGGAGGAGCTTGGGTGAGATTCTTTCTGCATTTGAGTTTATGGATCGTCAGTGTATTGATCTG GCTATGACGCATTTGGAAGGAGTTCATAATCCTTTACCTGTCTCGCCGTACAAATTTTATGTTCTAATTGAGACCACAGGAAGTGATGAATCATATGACAA AGCAAAACTTGAAGCTTTTTTGTTGCGTTCAATGGAAGATGGCCTTGTAGCTGATGGAGTTATAGCACAGGATATTAGCCAAGCATCTAATTTTTGGAGAATCCGCGAG GGTATATCAGAGGCATCTGTAAAAGTTGGTGCAGTCTACAAGTATGACTTGTCCATACCTGTAGAGAAACTATATGATATTGTTGAAGAAATGCGCAGCCGTGTTG GTGATACGGCAGAGGTATTGGGTTATGGTCACCTTGGTGACGGGAATCTCCATCTAAACATCTTATCAAGCAAGTACAGTGACAAT ATTCTGGCACAAATTGAACCATTTGTCTATGAGTGGACCGCTGGCCACAGAGGAAGCATTAGTGCAGAGCACGGGCTGGGGCTAATGAAAGCTGAGAAGATTCACTACAGCAAGTCACCAGAAGCA